A genomic window from Phocoena sinus isolate mPhoSin1 chromosome 20, mPhoSin1.pri, whole genome shotgun sequence includes:
- the SLC25A35 gene encoding solute carrier family 25 member 35 isoform X1, producing the protein MTRDTRRRRGALRPQEQQPKTCSSCYCCPTMDFLMSGLAACGACLFTNPLEVVKTRMQLQGELQAPGTYRRHYRNVFHAFITIGKVDGLAALQKGLAPALLYQFLMNGIRLGTYGLAEAGGCLHTAEGTLSPVRSAAAGALAGVMGAYLGSPIYMVKTHLQAQAATEIAVGHQYNHQGMFQALIKIGQKYGLVGLWRGALGGLPRVIVGSATQLCTFSSTKDLLTQREIFPPQSWKVALVAAMVSGIAVVLAMTPFDVVSTRLYNQPTDAQGKGLMYRGLLDALLQTARIEGIWGMYKGIGASYFRLGPHTILSLFFWDQLRTLYYVYTK; encoded by the exons ATGACCCGGGATACAAGGCGAAGGAGGGGAGCCCTCCGCCCGCAAGAGCAGCAGCCCAAAACATGCAG TTCCTGCTACTGCTGTCCCACCATGGACTTCTTGATGAGCGGCCTGGCAGCCTGTGGGGCCTGTTTGTTCACCAATCCCCTGGAGGTGGTGAAGACCAGAATGCAGCTGCAGGGAGAACTGCAGGCCCCCGGGACCTACCGACGACACTACCGAAACGTCTTCCATGCCTTCATCACCATCGGCAAGGTGGACGGCCTGGCAGCCCTGCAGAagggcctggcccctgccctcttATACCAGTTCCTGATGAATGGCATCCGGCTGGGCACCTACGGGCTGGCTGAAGCTGGGGGCTGCCTGCACACAGCTGAAGGCACCCTGAGCCCTGTCCGCAGCGCAGCAGCTGGGGCCCTGGCTGGGGTCATGGGAGCCTACTTGGGGAGCCCCATCTACATG GTGAAGACACACCTACAGGCACAGGCAGCCACAGAAATTGCTGTGGGGCACCAGTATAACCATCAG ggCATGTTTCAGGCGCTAATCAAGATTGGCCAGAAATATGGTCTGGTGGGGTTGTGGCGTGGGGCCCTGGGTGGCCTGCCCCGAGTTATCGTCGGTTCCGCCACCCAGCTGTGCACCTTCTCGTCCACCAAGGACCTCCTGACCCAGCGGGAG ATATTTCCACCCCAGAGCTGGAAGGTGGCTCTGGTGGCCGCCATGGTGAGTGGCATTGCGGTGGTCCTGGCCATGACACCCTTTGACGTGGTCAGCACAAGGCTCTACAACCAGCCCACAGATGCTCAGGGCAAG GGCCTCATGTACCGGGGCTTGCTGGATGCTCTGCTGCAGACAGCTCGGATAGAGGGCATCTGGGGCATGTACAAGGGCATAGGTGCCTCCTACTTCCGCCTCGGCCCCCACAccatcctctccctcttcttctgggaccagcTGCGCACACTCTACTACGTGTATACCAAATAA
- the RANGRF gene encoding ran guanine nucleotide release factor isoform X2, which yields MEPTRDYPLFGGAFSATLPPGAIDVSDLRPVPDNQEVFCHRVTDQSLIVELLELQAHVQGEEAARYHFEDVGGVQEAMVVQVEAVQPLLLENLALRGCCQEAWILSGKQQVAKYVTLYQALLRLPQYQTDFLLTFNQPPPENRSSLGPENLSLPPWSLGDFEQLVTSLTLHDPNIFGPQ from the exons ATGGAGCCCACGCGAGACTACCCACTGTTCGGGGGCGCCTTCTCCGCCACTCTCCCTCCGGGGGCCATCGACGTAAG CGACCTTCGACCGGTCCCGGACAATCAAGAAGTTTTCTGTCATCGCGTAACAGACCAGAGCCTGATCGTGGAACTTCTGGAGCTGCAGGCCCACGTGCAGGGCGAAGAGGCAGCGCG GTACCATTTTGAGGACGTTGGCGGGGTGCAGGAGGCTATGGTTGTGCAAGTGGAGGCTGTGCAGCCCCTCCTTTTGGAGAACCTGGCCCTGAGGGGCTGCTGTCAAGAAGCCTGGATCCTCTCTGGCAAGCAGCAG GTAGCAAAGTATGTGACACTGTACCAGGCCTTGCTGCGGCTGCCCCAGTACCAGACTGATTTCCTGCTCACCTTCAATCAACCCCC CCCTGAGAATAGGTCATCTCTTGGCCCTGAAAATCTGTCGCTTCCGCCCTGGAGCCTGGGTGACTTTGAACAGTTGGTGACCAGTCTGACCCTTCACGATCCCAACATCTTTGGTCCCCAGTAA
- the RANGRF gene encoding ran guanine nucleotide release factor isoform X1: MEPTRDYPLFGGAFSATLPPGAIDVSDLRPVPDNQEVFCHRVTDQSLIVELLELQAHVQGEEAARYHFEDVGGVQEAMVVQVEAVQPLLLENLALRGCCQEAWILSGKQQVAKENQQVAKYVTLYQALLRLPQYQTDFLLTFNQPPPENRSSLGPENLSLPPWSLGDFEQLVTSLTLHDPNIFGPQ, encoded by the exons ATGGAGCCCACGCGAGACTACCCACTGTTCGGGGGCGCCTTCTCCGCCACTCTCCCTCCGGGGGCCATCGACGTAAG CGACCTTCGACCGGTCCCGGACAATCAAGAAGTTTTCTGTCATCGCGTAACAGACCAGAGCCTGATCGTGGAACTTCTGGAGCTGCAGGCCCACGTGCAGGGCGAAGAGGCAGCGCG GTACCATTTTGAGGACGTTGGCGGGGTGCAGGAGGCTATGGTTGTGCAAGTGGAGGCTGTGCAGCCCCTCCTTTTGGAGAACCTGGCCCTGAGGGGCTGCTGTCAAGAAGCCTGGATCCTCTCTGGCAAGCAGCAGGTAGCTAAAGAAAACCAGCAG GTAGCAAAGTATGTGACACTGTACCAGGCCTTGCTGCGGCTGCCCCAGTACCAGACTGATTTCCTGCTCACCTTCAATCAACCCCC CCCTGAGAATAGGTCATCTCTTGGCCCTGAAAATCTGTCGCTTCCGCCCTGGAGCCTGGGTGACTTTGAACAGTTGGTGACCAGTCTGACCCTTCACGATCCCAACATCTTTGGTCCCCAGTAA
- the SLC25A35 gene encoding solute carrier family 25 member 35 isoform X2 gives MTRDTRRRRGALRPQEQQPKTCSSCYCCPTMDFLMSGLAACGACLFTNPLEVVKTRMQLQGELQAPGTYRRHYRNVFHAFITIGKVDGLAALQKGLAPALLYQFLMNGIRLGTYGLAEAGGCLHTAEGTLSPVRSAAAGALAGVMGAYLGSPIYMVKTHLQAQAATEIAVGHQYNHQIFPPQSWKVALVAAMVSGIAVVLAMTPFDVVSTRLYNQPTDAQGKGLMYRGLLDALLQTARIEGIWGMYKGIGASYFRLGPHTILSLFFWDQLRTLYYVYTK, from the exons ATGACCCGGGATACAAGGCGAAGGAGGGGAGCCCTCCGCCCGCAAGAGCAGCAGCCCAAAACATGCAG TTCCTGCTACTGCTGTCCCACCATGGACTTCTTGATGAGCGGCCTGGCAGCCTGTGGGGCCTGTTTGTTCACCAATCCCCTGGAGGTGGTGAAGACCAGAATGCAGCTGCAGGGAGAACTGCAGGCCCCCGGGACCTACCGACGACACTACCGAAACGTCTTCCATGCCTTCATCACCATCGGCAAGGTGGACGGCCTGGCAGCCCTGCAGAagggcctggcccctgccctcttATACCAGTTCCTGATGAATGGCATCCGGCTGGGCACCTACGGGCTGGCTGAAGCTGGGGGCTGCCTGCACACAGCTGAAGGCACCCTGAGCCCTGTCCGCAGCGCAGCAGCTGGGGCCCTGGCTGGGGTCATGGGAGCCTACTTGGGGAGCCCCATCTACATG GTGAAGACACACCTACAGGCACAGGCAGCCACAGAAATTGCTGTGGGGCACCAGTATAACCATCAG ATATTTCCACCCCAGAGCTGGAAGGTGGCTCTGGTGGCCGCCATGGTGAGTGGCATTGCGGTGGTCCTGGCCATGACACCCTTTGACGTGGTCAGCACAAGGCTCTACAACCAGCCCACAGATGCTCAGGGCAAG GGCCTCATGTACCGGGGCTTGCTGGATGCTCTGCTGCAGACAGCTCGGATAGAGGGCATCTGGGGCATGTACAAGGGCATAGGTGCCTCCTACTTCCGCCTCGGCCCCCACAccatcctctccctcttcttctgggaccagcTGCGCACACTCTACTACGTGTATACCAAATAA